A genomic stretch from Streptomyces venezuelae ATCC 10712 includes:
- a CDS encoding mannosyltransferase family protein, with protein MFAPDTSRLRRLSRPTVLALGGYAATRVIGLVVLAIAAAVTGEDGPHRLKGRWDSVWYVRIAEHGYGYETTLPNGDVHSDLAFFPLFPALERGLSSVLPVDAATAGLLVSWTAGLAAAWGIHRCGAHVFGPRAGVLLAVLWGVYPTAFVQSMAYTETLFTALAAWSLYAVLRERWILAGLLCAAAGLTRPTAVALIAALGVTALVLLVRDRRLPRRTLTGVLIAPLGWLAYLVYVGVREGRATAYFDVQAAWGNSIDGGVALARFIVGLPWPAALGLCAALALLSWLLVLCVRQGQPLPLLVYTCGVVFVSLVGAAYFGSRPRLMMPAFGLLLPPAVALARLRTRTVVPVLAGLALASAGYGAFTLLGPGPP; from the coding sequence ATGTTCGCGCCCGACACCAGCCGTCTCCGCCGTCTCAGCCGTCCCACCGTGCTCGCCCTCGGCGGCTACGCGGCCACCCGGGTCATCGGCCTCGTGGTCCTCGCGATCGCCGCCGCCGTCACGGGCGAGGACGGGCCGCACCGGCTCAAGGGCCGCTGGGACTCCGTCTGGTACGTGCGGATCGCCGAGCACGGTTACGGGTACGAGACCACCCTGCCGAACGGTGACGTCCACTCCGACCTGGCCTTCTTCCCGCTCTTCCCGGCTCTGGAGCGGGGCCTGTCCAGCGTCCTCCCGGTCGACGCGGCCACCGCCGGGCTGCTCGTCTCCTGGACGGCGGGACTGGCCGCCGCGTGGGGCATCCACCGGTGCGGCGCGCATGTCTTCGGCCCCCGTGCCGGGGTGCTGCTCGCCGTGCTCTGGGGCGTGTACCCGACCGCGTTCGTCCAGTCGATGGCGTACACGGAGACGCTGTTCACCGCCCTCGCCGCCTGGTCGCTGTACGCCGTGCTGCGCGAGCGCTGGATCCTGGCCGGTCTCCTCTGCGCGGCCGCCGGCCTGACCCGGCCGACGGCCGTCGCGCTGATCGCCGCGCTCGGCGTCACGGCCCTCGTCCTGCTCGTACGGGACCGGCGGCTGCCCCGGCGGACGCTCACCGGGGTCCTCATCGCGCCGCTGGGCTGGCTCGCGTACCTCGTGTACGTCGGTGTCCGCGAGGGCAGGGCGACGGCCTACTTCGACGTCCAGGCCGCCTGGGGCAACTCCATCGACGGCGGTGTCGCCCTCGCCCGGTTCATCGTGGGGCTGCCGTGGCCGGCCGCCCTCGGACTCTGCGCGGCGCTCGCGCTGCTCAGCTGGCTGCTCGTCCTGTGCGTACGGCAAGGACAGCCGCTGCCGCTGCTCGTGTACACGTGCGGCGTCGTGTTCGTCTCGCTCGTCGGCGCCGCCTACTTCGGCTCCCGGCCCCGGCTGATGATGCCGGCGTTCGGGCTGCTGCTCCCGCCCGCCGTGGCCCTCGCCCGGCTCCGTACCCGTACCGTCGTGCCGGTGCTCGCCGGGCTCGCGCTCGCCTCCGCCGGGTACGGGGCGTTCACCCTGCTCGGTCCCGGCCCGCCGTGA
- a CDS encoding DUF192 domain-containing protein has product MGKWTDGTGRLTVASRELPLEVAASYRARRRGLLGRDGIDGIDGTAGALLIVRTNSVHTFGMRFAIDVAYLDRSFTVLSVVTMRPGRLGMVRPRGRHVLEAAAGAMAGWGLRPGVRVRVETDSGLTAGRDRAG; this is encoded by the coding sequence ATGGGGAAATGGACGGACGGGACGGGGAGGCTGACGGTCGCCTCCCGCGAACTCCCACTCGAGGTGGCGGCCTCGTACCGGGCGCGGCGGCGGGGGCTGCTCGGCCGCGACGGCATCGACGGCATCGACGGCACGGCCGGCGCGCTGCTGATCGTCCGTACGAACAGCGTGCACACCTTCGGGATGCGGTTCGCGATCGACGTGGCCTATCTGGACCGGTCGTTCACGGTCCTGTCCGTCGTCACGATGCGGCCGGGGCGGCTCGGCATGGTCCGGCCGCGCGGACGGCACGTCCTGGAGGCGGCGGCGGGAGCCATGGCCGGCTGGGGGCTGCGGCCGGGGGTACGCGTGCGCGTGGAGACGGATTCCGGACTCACGGCGGGCCGGGACCGAGCAGGGTGA
- a CDS encoding prepilin peptidase, with the protein MDVLLIAFAALWGAAVGLLVPRAAYRLAVEPEEPWRDRCPAGHVLTGPARGWLGGPGRRDCATTGAPLTAPLLTGLACAVLAAATGPRPELAVWLLAAPFAVLLGSVDARVYRLPDVLTLPLAVAVPLLLGGAELLPYEAGSWRGAVLGGLALGGAYLVLHLISPGGLAMGDVKLALPLGAALGWYGWGVLYAGAFAGFLLGAVYGYGRIALRRADRSSAIPFGPFMLGGGLLGLLLGAFTALP; encoded by the coding sequence GTGGACGTCCTCCTGATCGCCTTCGCCGCCCTCTGGGGCGCAGCCGTCGGGCTGCTCGTGCCGCGGGCCGCGTACCGGCTCGCCGTCGAGCCCGAGGAGCCGTGGCGGGACCGCTGCCCCGCCGGGCACGTTCTCACCGGGCCCGCGCGCGGCTGGCTCGGCGGACCCGGCCGGCGGGACTGCGCCACGACCGGCGCCCCGCTCACCGCGCCGCTGCTCACCGGCCTCGCCTGCGCCGTGCTGGCCGCCGCCACCGGGCCCCGGCCGGAGCTGGCGGTGTGGCTGCTCGCGGCGCCGTTCGCCGTCCTCCTCGGCAGTGTCGACGCGCGCGTGTACCGGCTGCCGGACGTGCTGACCCTGCCGCTCGCCGTCGCCGTCCCGCTGCTCCTCGGCGGCGCCGAGCTCCTTCCGTACGAGGCGGGCTCCTGGCGCGGGGCGGTGCTCGGCGGGCTCGCCCTCGGCGGGGCCTACCTGGTGCTGCACCTGATCAGTCCGGGCGGGCTCGCCATGGGCGACGTGAAGCTGGCGCTGCCGCTCGGCGCGGCCCTCGGCTGGTACGGCTGGGGCGTGCTGTACGCCGGGGCGTTCGCCGGGTTCCTGCTCGGGGCGGTGTACGGCTACGGGCGCATCGCCCTCCGCCGCGCCGACCGCTCCTCGGCGATCCCCTTCGGGCCGTTCATGCTCGGGGGCGGACTGCTGGGCCTCCTCCTCGGCGCCTTCACCGCCCTCCCCTGA
- the mgrA gene encoding L-glyceraldehyde 3-phosphate reductase, whose amino-acid sequence MTDSPLYRASADRYDAMEYRRSGRSGLKLPAISLGLWHNFGDDRALDTQRAILRRAFDLGVTHFDLANNYGPPPGSAELNFGKLFAQDFAPYRDELIISTKAGYEMHPGPYGEWGSRKYLMSSLDASLKRMGLDYVDIFYSHRFDPHTPLEETMGALASAVQQGKALYVGVSSYTSEQTAEAARILREMGVPALIHQPSYSMINRWTEDDGLLDTLEEAGMGCISFVPLAQGLLTDKYLKGIPEGSRATQGKSLDPNLLSDEVLRRLRGLAEIAGRRGQTLAQLALSWVLRDERMTSALIGASSVAQLEENVAALAGAPLTAEELVEIDSFAVDTEGTNIWAGRG is encoded by the coding sequence GTGACTGATTCCCCCCTGTATCGCGCCTCCGCCGACCGCTACGACGCCATGGAGTACCGCCGCTCGGGCCGCAGCGGCCTCAAGCTCCCCGCGATCTCCCTCGGCCTCTGGCACAACTTCGGCGACGACCGCGCGCTCGACACCCAGCGGGCGATCCTGCGCCGCGCCTTCGACCTGGGCGTCACCCACTTCGACCTGGCCAACAACTACGGACCGCCGCCCGGCTCCGCCGAGCTCAACTTCGGCAAGCTCTTCGCCCAGGACTTCGCGCCCTACCGCGACGAGCTGATCATCTCCACCAAGGCCGGCTACGAGATGCACCCCGGCCCGTACGGCGAGTGGGGCTCCCGCAAGTACCTGATGTCCTCGCTCGACGCCTCCCTGAAGCGGATGGGCCTCGACTACGTCGACATCTTCTACTCGCACCGCTTCGACCCGCACACCCCGCTGGAGGAGACGATGGGGGCCCTGGCCTCCGCCGTCCAGCAGGGCAAGGCGCTGTACGTCGGCGTCTCCTCGTACACCAGCGAGCAGACCGCCGAGGCCGCGCGCATCCTGCGGGAGATGGGCGTCCCCGCCCTCATCCACCAGCCCTCGTACTCGATGATCAACCGCTGGACCGAGGACGACGGCCTCCTCGACACGCTGGAGGAAGCCGGCATGGGCTGCATCTCCTTCGTGCCGCTGGCGCAGGGGCTGCTCACCGACAAGTACCTGAAGGGCATCCCGGAGGGCTCGCGGGCCACCCAGGGCAAGTCCCTCGACCCCAACCTGCTCTCCGACGAGGTGCTGCGGCGACTGCGCGGCCTCGCCGAGATCGCCGGGCGGCGCGGCCAGACCCTCGCGCAGCTCGCGCTGTCCTGGGTGCTGCGCGACGAGCGGATGACCTCGGCCCTGATCGGCGCGTCCAGCGTCGCCCAGCTCGAGGAGAACGTGGCGGCCCTCGCGGGTGCGCCGCTGACCGCCGAGGAGCTGGTGGAGATCGATTCGTTCGCCGTCGACACCGAGGGCACGAACATCTGGGCCGGCCGGGGCTGA
- a CDS encoding isoprenyl transferase — MNLRDLVYGLYARRVEGRLDHAQVPKHIGVILDGNRRWAKASGGTPEQGHKAGADKIQELLGWCAETDVEVVTLWMLSTDNLNRPEEQLVPLLGIIENAVRALAADGRWRVNHVGTMDLLPSRTQSVLKEAEQATHDNTGILVNVAVGYGGRQEIADAVRSLLLEHAERGTSFEELAEIVDVEHISEHLYTRGQPDPDLVIRTSGEQRLSGFMLWQSAHSEYYFCEVHWPAFRKVDFLRALRDYAARHRRYGT, encoded by the coding sequence GTGAACCTGCGCGACCTGGTGTACGGGCTCTACGCACGCCGGGTGGAAGGCCGCCTCGACCATGCCCAGGTGCCCAAGCACATCGGGGTCATCCTCGACGGGAACCGCCGCTGGGCCAAGGCGTCCGGCGGGACCCCCGAGCAGGGGCACAAGGCGGGCGCGGACAAGATCCAGGAGCTGCTCGGCTGGTGCGCCGAGACCGACGTCGAGGTCGTCACGCTCTGGATGCTGTCCACGGACAACCTGAACCGGCCCGAGGAGCAGCTCGTCCCGCTGCTCGGCATCATCGAGAACGCCGTGCGCGCGCTGGCCGCCGACGGCCGCTGGCGGGTCAACCACGTGGGCACGATGGACCTGCTGCCGTCCCGCACCCAGTCGGTGCTCAAGGAGGCCGAGCAGGCCACCCACGACAACACGGGGATACTCGTGAACGTGGCCGTGGGCTACGGCGGCCGCCAGGAGATCGCGGACGCGGTCCGCTCGCTGCTCCTGGAGCACGCGGAGCGCGGGACGAGCTTCGAGGAGCTCGCCGAGATCGTCGACGTCGAGCACATCTCGGAGCACCTCTACACGCGCGGTCAGCCCGACCCGGACCTGGTGATCCGTACCAGCGGCGAGCAGCGGCTGTCCGGATTCATGCTGTGGCAGAGCGCCCATTCCGAGTACTACTTCTGCGAAGTGCACTGGCCGGCCTTCCGCAAGGTCGACTTCCTGCGGGCGCTGCGCGACTACGCCGCCCGGCACCGGCGCTACGGAACCTGA
- a CDS encoding PhoH family protein, giving the protein MVTSTKRRLSDRRTYVLDTSVLLADPNAVSRFEEHEVVLPIVVVTELEAKRHHPELGYFARQALRLLDDFRVRYGRLDAPLPIGELGGTLRVELNHSDPGVLPAGYRLGDNDSRILAVARNLQAEGYDVTVVSKDLPLRIKASSVGLLAEEYRAELAITDANGWTGMSDLALSGEQVDLLYDQESLYVPEAAELPVHTGLVLQSERGKALGRVTAEGNVRLVRGDREAFGLRGRSAEQRIALDLLLDPDVGIISMGGRAGTGKSALALCAGLEAVLERRQHQKVMVFRPLYAVGGQELGYLPGSESEKMSPWAQAVFDTLSSVASREVVEEVLGRGMLEVLPLTHIRGRSLHDAFVIVDEAQSLERNVLLTVLSRIGANSRVVLTHDVAQRDNLRVGRYDGVVAVVEKLKGHPLFAHVTLTRSERSPIAALVTEMLEDVQI; this is encoded by the coding sequence GTGGTGACCAGCACGAAGCGCCGCCTTTCCGACCGGCGCACCTATGTTCTCGACACCAGCGTCCTGCTGGCCGACCCCAACGCCGTCTCCCGGTTCGAGGAGCACGAGGTCGTGCTCCCGATCGTCGTGGTGACGGAGCTGGAGGCCAAGCGGCACCATCCCGAACTCGGGTACTTCGCCCGGCAGGCCCTGCGCCTCCTGGACGACTTCCGGGTCCGGTACGGGCGCCTGGACGCCCCGCTCCCCATCGGAGAGCTGGGCGGCACCCTGCGTGTCGAACTCAACCATTCCGACCCCGGCGTACTCCCCGCCGGCTACAGGTTGGGGGACAACGACTCACGGATCCTCGCGGTCGCGCGCAACCTCCAGGCCGAGGGGTACGACGTCACGGTCGTCTCCAAGGACCTGCCGCTGCGCATCAAGGCCTCCTCGGTCGGCCTCCTCGCCGAGGAGTACCGGGCCGAGCTGGCCATCACGGACGCCAACGGCTGGACCGGGATGTCCGATCTCGCGCTCTCCGGCGAGCAGGTGGACCTGCTCTACGACCAGGAGTCGCTGTACGTGCCGGAGGCCGCCGAGCTCCCGGTCCACACGGGCCTGGTGCTCCAGTCCGAGCGGGGCAAGGCGCTCGGCCGGGTCACCGCCGAGGGGAACGTACGGCTGGTCCGCGGCGACCGGGAGGCCTTCGGGCTCCGCGGCCGCAGCGCCGAGCAGCGGATCGCGCTCGACCTGCTCCTCGACCCGGACGTCGGCATCATCTCGATGGGCGGCCGGGCCGGCACCGGCAAGTCCGCGCTCGCGCTCTGCGCGGGCCTCGAGGCGGTCCTGGAGCGCCGTCAGCACCAGAAGGTGATGGTCTTCCGTCCGCTGTACGCGGTCGGCGGCCAGGAGCTCGGCTACCTGCCGGGCAGCGAGTCCGAGAAGATGAGCCCGTGGGCGCAGGCCGTCTTCGACACGCTGTCCTCGGTCGCGAGCCGCGAGGTGGTGGAGGAGGTGCTGGGCCGCGGGATGCTGGAGGTCCTGCCGCTCACCCACATCCGGGGCCGCTCGCTCCACGACGCCTTCGTCATCGTGGACGAGGCCCAGTCCCTGGAGCGGAACGTCCTGTTGACCGTTCTGTCCCGGATCGGGGCGAATTCGCGGGTCGTGCTGACCCATGACGTGGCCCAGCGCGACAACCTCCGGGTCGGCCGGTACGACGGAGTCGTCGCCGTGGTCGAGAAACTGAAGGGTCATCCGCTCTTCGCGCACGTCACCCTCACCCGCTCCGAGCGCTCCCCGATCGCCGCGCTCGTGACGGAGATGCTGGAGGACGTGCAGATCTGA
- a CDS encoding transglycosylase SLT domain-containing protein: MSRISVRGFAVASATAVTTVGAVVGVASGNAALPSDDNFEATAADTTLLADIPVGEQAQVQVSSLSEQADVQAAAADSAARKSAEEAARLRAAKDAEAKKEAADKAAKAEKERKEAEAERASRSAVRDASSFSAQGSYSVAEVKAIARQMIPAAQFQCFSNIVDHESGWNYRATNASSGAYGLVQALPGNKMASAGSDWQTNPATQIKWGLSYMNGRYGSPCGAWSFWQSHRWY; this comes from the coding sequence GTGAGCCGGATCTCGGTCCGGGGATTCGCGGTGGCTTCGGCCACTGCGGTCACCACCGTCGGCGCCGTCGTGGGCGTTGCGTCGGGTAACGCCGCTCTGCCCTCGGACGACAACTTCGAGGCCACCGCGGCCGACACCACGCTGCTCGCGGACATCCCCGTGGGCGAGCAGGCCCAGGTACAGGTCTCGTCCCTCTCGGAGCAGGCCGACGTCCAGGCCGCCGCAGCCGACTCGGCCGCGCGGAAGTCCGCGGAGGAAGCGGCTCGTCTCCGCGCCGCCAAGGACGCCGAGGCCAAGAAGGAGGCGGCCGACAAGGCGGCCAAGGCCGAGAAGGAGCGCAAGGAGGCGGAGGCCGAGCGGGCCAGCCGCTCCGCGGTCCGCGACGCCTCGTCCTTCAGCGCCCAGGGCTCGTACTCCGTGGCCGAGGTCAAGGCGATCGCCCGCCAGATGATCCCGGCCGCGCAGTTCCAGTGCTTCAGCAACATCGTGGACCACGAGTCCGGCTGGAACTACCGGGCCACCAACGCCTCCTCGGGCGCCTACGGCCTGGTCCAGGCGCTCCCGGGCAACAAGATGGCCTCGGCCGGCTCCGACTGGCAGACCAACCCGGCCACCCAGATCAAGTGGGGCCTCAGCTACATGAACGGCCGCTACGGCAGCCCCTGCGGCGCCTGGTCGTTCTGGCAGTCCCACCGCTGGTACTAG
- a CDS encoding AI-2E family transporter, with product MSRVPGWLGRLGESLSRMGERLDERRAEAEREGDPLRPAHEPGERPAAGEATTAPAAPAVDPDTAAPLPATAGGEPGRSVPAPPSYAPAVAARPDPVAAIPWGMRVAAEASWRLLVFAGTVWVLMKVISSVQLVVLAFVAALLVTALLQPTVALLRRKGLPRGLATAVTAVSGFVVMGLVGWFVVWQVMDNIDTLSDRVKDGIEELKRWLLDSPFHVTEQQINDIAKNLSDTIGANAEQITSAGLQGVTVVVEAMTGILLAMFSTLFLLYDGKKVWEWTLKLVPAQARPGVAGAGPRAWRTLTAYVRGTVLVALIDAVFIGLGLWFLEVPMAVPLAVFIFLFAFIPLVGAVVSGALAVVVALVTNGVFTALMVLVVVLAVQQIEGHVLQPFILGRAVRVHPLAVVLAVAAGGLTAGIGGAVVAVPLVAVLNTVVGYLRAYSTEQALRSAPEPRGATAYEVAPTPAPGSAGGASDGKGDVT from the coding sequence ATGTCGAGAGTGCCAGGGTGGCTGGGAAGGCTGGGCGAGAGCCTGAGCCGCATGGGTGAACGCCTCGACGAGCGCCGGGCCGAGGCGGAACGCGAGGGCGATCCGCTCCGCCCCGCCCACGAGCCCGGCGAGCGTCCCGCGGCCGGCGAGGCGACGACCGCGCCCGCCGCTCCCGCGGTCGACCCGGACACCGCCGCACCCCTGCCGGCCACCGCCGGCGGGGAGCCGGGCCGTTCGGTCCCCGCACCCCCCTCGTACGCGCCGGCCGTCGCCGCCCGCCCCGACCCCGTCGCGGCGATCCCCTGGGGCATGCGGGTGGCGGCCGAGGCGAGTTGGCGGCTGCTCGTCTTCGCGGGCACCGTCTGGGTGCTGATGAAGGTGATCAGCTCCGTCCAGCTGGTCGTCCTCGCCTTCGTCGCCGCGCTCCTCGTCACCGCCCTGCTCCAGCCCACCGTGGCGCTGCTGCGCAGGAAGGGACTGCCGCGCGGACTCGCCACCGCCGTCACCGCCGTCTCCGGCTTCGTCGTGATGGGCCTGGTCGGCTGGTTCGTGGTGTGGCAGGTCATGGACAACATCGACACGCTGTCCGACCGCGTCAAGGACGGCATCGAGGAGCTCAAGCGCTGGCTGCTCGACAGTCCGTTCCACGTGACCGAGCAGCAGATCAACGACATCGCGAAGAACCTCAGCGACACCATCGGCGCCAACGCCGAGCAGATCACCTCCGCCGGACTCCAGGGCGTGACCGTGGTCGTCGAGGCGATGACCGGCATCCTGCTCGCCATGTTCTCGACGCTCTTCCTGCTCTACGACGGGAAGAAGGTCTGGGAGTGGACGCTCAAGCTGGTCCCCGCCCAGGCCCGGCCCGGGGTCGCGGGCGCGGGCCCGCGCGCCTGGCGCACCCTCACCGCCTATGTGCGGGGGACGGTGCTCGTCGCCCTCATCGACGCGGTCTTCATCGGCCTCGGGCTCTGGTTCCTCGAAGTGCCGATGGCCGTGCCGCTCGCCGTGTTCATCTTCCTCTTCGCCTTCATCCCGCTCGTCGGCGCCGTCGTCTCCGGAGCCCTCGCGGTCGTGGTCGCGCTCGTCACCAACGGGGTGTTCACCGCCCTGATGGTGCTCGTGGTGGTGCTCGCCGTACAGCAGATCGAAGGCCATGTCCTCCAGCCCTTCATCCTGGGCCGGGCCGTGCGGGTCCACCCGCTGGCGGTCGTCCTCGCGGTCGCGGCCGGCGGTCTGACGGCCGGCATCGGCGGCGCCGTGGTCGCGGTCCCGCTGGTCGCCGTCCTCAACACGGTGGTCGGCTACCTGCGCGCGTACAGCACCGAACAGGCGCTGCGCAGTGCGCCGGAGCCGCGCGGGGCCACCGCGTACGAGGTGGCGCCGACACCGGCGCCGGGCTCCGCGGGCGGCGCTTCGGACGGCAAGGGGGACGTCACGTGA
- a CDS encoding alkyl hydroperoxide reductase gives MALDELKSAIPDFAKDLKLNLGSVIGNSELPQQQLWGTVLACAIASRSPKVLKELEPEAQANLKPEAYQAAKSAAAIMAMNNVFYRTRHLLSDPEYGTMRAGLRMNVIGNPGVEKVDFELWSLAVSAINGCGQCLDSHEQVLRQAGVDRATIQEAVKIAAVIQAVGVTLDAEAVLASAE, from the coding sequence ATGGCCCTCGACGAACTGAAATCCGCCATACCGGACTTCGCCAAGGACCTGAAGCTGAACCTCGGTTCGGTCATCGGCAACAGCGAGCTCCCGCAGCAGCAGCTGTGGGGCACCGTCCTCGCCTGCGCGATCGCCTCGCGCTCGCCGAAGGTCCTCAAGGAGCTGGAGCCCGAGGCCCAGGCCAACCTGAAGCCCGAGGCGTACCAGGCGGCCAAGTCCGCCGCCGCGATCATGGCGATGAACAACGTCTTCTACCGGACCCGGCACCTGCTGTCGGACCCGGAGTACGGGACGATGCGCGCCGGTCTGCGGATGAACGTCATCGGCAACCCGGGCGTCGAGAAGGTCGACTTCGAGCTGTGGTCGCTCGCGGTGTCCGCGATCAACGGCTGCGGCCAGTGCCTCGACTCGCACGAGCAGGTCCTGCGTCAGGCCGGTGTCGACCGCGCCACGATCCAGGAGGCCGTCAAGATCGCCGCGGTGATCCAGGCGGTCGGCGTCACCCTCGACGCGGAAGCGGTCCTCGCCTCCGCCGAGTAA
- a CDS encoding peroxiredoxin: MLTVGDKFPTYDLTACVSLESGKEFEQIDHKAYEGKWRVVFFWPKDFTFVCPTEIAAFGKLNDEFADRDAQILGVSGDSEFVHHAWRKDHADLRDLPFPMLADSKHELMRDCGVEGADGFAQRAVFIVDPNNEIQFTMVTAGSVGRNPKEVLRVLDALQTDELCPCNWNKGEGTLDAAALLSGE; encoded by the coding sequence GTGCTCACTGTCGGTGACAAGTTCCCCACCTACGACCTGACCGCCTGCGTGTCGCTGGAGAGCGGCAAGGAGTTCGAGCAGATCGACCACAAGGCCTACGAGGGCAAGTGGCGCGTGGTGTTCTTCTGGCCGAAGGACTTCACGTTCGTCTGCCCCACCGAGATCGCCGCGTTCGGCAAGCTGAACGACGAGTTCGCGGACCGCGACGCCCAGATCCTCGGCGTCTCCGGCGACTCCGAGTTCGTGCACCACGCCTGGCGCAAGGACCACGCCGACCTGCGTGACCTGCCCTTCCCGATGCTCGCCGACTCCAAGCACGAGCTCATGCGCGACTGCGGCGTCGAGGGCGCGGACGGCTTCGCCCAGCGCGCCGTCTTCATCGTGGACCCGAACAACGAGATCCAGTTCACCATGGTGACCGCCGGCTCCGTCGGCCGTAACCCCAAGGAGGTCCTGCGGGTCCTCGACGCCCTGCAGACCGACGAGCTCTGCCCCTGCAACTGGAACAAGGGCGAGGGCACCCTCGATGCCGCCGCGCTCCTGTCGGGCGAGTGA
- a CDS encoding LysR substrate-binding domain-containing protein, whose amino-acid sequence MIPARRVKQPSLSQLRAFAAVAEQLHFRDAAAAIGMSQPALSGAVSALEEALGVQLLERTTRKVLLSPAGERLAVRARAVLDAVSELMEEAEAARAPFTGVLRLGVIPTVAPYLLPTVLRLVHRRYPDLDLQVHEEQTSSLLEGLAAGRLDLLLLAVPLGVPGVTELPLFDEDFVLVTPQGHPLAGRDDIPRDALKELRLLLLDEGHCLRDQALDICREAGRTDGAEVTTTAAGLATLVQLVAGGLGVTLLPRTAVTVETARNNALWTGLFAEPAPARRIALAMRTGAARQAEFEELAEALRGAMRGLPVRVLDGGS is encoded by the coding sequence GTGATCCCGGCACGACGTGTGAAACAACCCAGCCTCTCCCAGCTCAGAGCCTTCGCGGCGGTCGCGGAGCAGCTGCACTTCCGCGATGCGGCGGCGGCCATCGGCATGAGCCAGCCCGCGCTCTCGGGCGCGGTTTCGGCACTCGAAGAGGCACTCGGTGTCCAGCTCCTTGAGCGTACGACGAGAAAGGTGCTGCTCTCGCCCGCCGGGGAGCGGCTCGCCGTCCGGGCCCGGGCCGTCCTCGACGCCGTGTCGGAGCTGATGGAGGAGGCCGAGGCCGCCCGGGCCCCGTTCACCGGGGTGCTGCGGCTCGGGGTCATCCCGACCGTCGCCCCGTACCTGCTGCCGACGGTGCTGCGCCTGGTCCACCGCCGCTACCCGGACCTCGACCTCCAGGTCCACGAGGAACAGACCTCCTCGCTCCTGGAGGGGCTGGCGGCCGGGCGGCTCGACCTGCTGCTGCTCGCCGTCCCCCTCGGCGTGCCCGGCGTCACCGAACTGCCCCTCTTCGACGAGGACTTCGTCCTGGTCACCCCGCAGGGCCATCCGCTGGCGGGCCGGGACGACATCCCGCGGGACGCCCTCAAGGAGCTGCGGCTGCTGCTCCTCGACGAGGGCCACTGCCTGCGCGACCAGGCCCTCGACATCTGCCGCGAGGCCGGACGCACGGACGGCGCCGAGGTCACCACCACCGCCGCGGGTCTCGCCACCCTGGTCCAGCTGGTGGCCGGCGGCCTGGGCGTGACCCTGCTGCCGCGCACCGCCGTGACGGTCGAGACGGCCCGCAACAACGCCCTGTGGACAGGGCTGTTCGCCGAACCGGCGCCCGCCCGGCGGATCGCCCTCGCGATGCGCACGGGCGCCGCCCGGCAGGCCGAGTTCGAGGAACTCGCGGAGGCGCTCCGGGGGGCGATGCGGGGCCTTCCGGTACGGGTACTGGACGGCGGTTCCTGA